One window from the genome of Corynebacterium sp. SCR221107 encodes:
- a CDS encoding APC family permease translates to MAILTPGKSSGSSAAGFAPSATATTTAGRTALSSGSLGVGSIVFMVIAAAAPLTVIAGALPLGMVSGNGAGYPAMYAICALILLIFSVGLTTMSRRIREPGAFFSYVEAATNRKLGMGTAYLAILTYTAVQFAVYAYLGVQLAHVVALTGLELPWWLYTLLMVGVVGLLGYRDIELSSKALGVALIAEIAITVLIIGGVIIKGGANGLGLSSFEPSAVMSGTPGVGLMLALAGFIGFESTTVFRSEAKDPETTIPRATYIAILVIGVFYTVSGWAIVEAWGADNVLEAAAADPEGMVITTAVNYVGAWAGVVVQVLLLTSLFAAALSFHNVITRYQHAVALKGCLPAPIALIHERHQSPHISSVVQTVTIAILTLASVVVGLDPVMELFTWFSGLATFTIVLLMLVVDLAILYYFRTHPAGKDSAFKRIYAPILALIGLGVAAFFITMNLVSLVGGSVAVAWALGLSAPVVFLGGWLAAHLTKEPELS, encoded by the coding sequence ATGGCTATTCTTACCCCAGGAAAATCATCTGGCAGCAGCGCCGCGGGCTTCGCGCCCAGCGCCACCGCCACCACGACCGCCGGACGCACCGCGCTTTCCTCCGGAAGCCTCGGCGTTGGATCGATCGTCTTCATGGTCATCGCGGCGGCCGCGCCGCTGACAGTGATCGCCGGTGCCTTGCCACTGGGCATGGTCAGCGGCAATGGTGCTGGTTATCCCGCGATGTATGCCATCTGCGCGCTCATCCTCCTGATCTTCTCGGTGGGGCTGACGACGATGTCGCGCCGCATCCGTGAACCAGGCGCATTCTTCTCCTATGTGGAGGCGGCCACCAACCGTAAGCTGGGCATGGGCACCGCCTACCTTGCCATCCTGACCTATACGGCGGTGCAGTTCGCGGTCTACGCCTATCTCGGTGTGCAGCTGGCCCACGTGGTGGCCCTGACCGGCCTGGAGCTTCCGTGGTGGCTATACACCCTGCTCATGGTCGGTGTTGTTGGCCTGTTGGGCTACCGTGACATTGAGCTGAGCTCCAAGGCCCTGGGCGTGGCCCTGATCGCCGAGATCGCCATTACCGTCCTGATCATCGGTGGCGTCATCATCAAGGGCGGGGCCAATGGCCTGGGCCTGAGCTCCTTCGAGCCTTCCGCAGTGATGTCCGGCACCCCGGGGGTGGGCCTCATGCTGGCGCTGGCCGGTTTCATCGGCTTCGAATCCACCACCGTCTTCCGCAGCGAGGCAAAGGACCCGGAGACCACCATCCCGCGCGCCACCTACATCGCCATCCTGGTCATCGGCGTGTTCTACACCGTTTCCGGTTGGGCCATCGTCGAGGCCTGGGGCGCGGACAATGTCCTCGAGGCCGCCGCCGCTGACCCGGAGGGCATGGTGATCACCACCGCCGTGAACTACGTGGGTGCCTGGGCCGGTGTCGTGGTGCAGGTCCTGCTTTTGACCAGCCTTTTTGCCGCCGCTCTTTCCTTCCACAACGTCATCACCCGCTATCAGCACGCCGTTGCCCTCAAGGGCTGCCTGCCGGCACCGATCGCCCTTATCCACGAACGTCACCAGTCCCCGCACATCTCCTCTGTGGTTCAGACCGTCACCATCGCCATTCTGACGCTTGCGTCTGTGGTCGTCGGACTGGATCCCGTCATGGAACTGTTCACCTGGTTCTCTGGGCTTGCCACCTTCACCATCGTGCTGCTCATGCTGGTGGTTGACCTGGCAATTCTGTACTACTTCCGCACCCACCCGGCCGGCAAGGATTCCGCCTTCAAGCGCATCTACGCACCGATCCTGGCCCTGATCGGCCTCGGCGTTGCGGCCTTCTTCATCACGATGAACCTGGTCAGCCTGGTAGGCGGCTCCGTCGCCGTCGCGTGGGCTCTGGGCCTGTCCGCGCCGGTGGTGTTCTTGGGTGGCTGGCTGGCAGCGCACCTGACCAAGGAGCCGGAATTGAGCTAG
- a CDS encoding alpha/beta hydrolase has protein sequence MTNPQDVNPSEDKNQQATAEEARMREQFQVGGVDRELSPEEQLEQLASYIYAHYEVPTKNPPWSEEPSDAEVADTYDARLADRTTHAAMLMLGSAVDHAMPGVAFPGDVTVTDLPELHAQVFTPSKPNGKWAISLHFGGWWRGSGVALDNAWRPEVAGAAELSGTTIVDLDYPLLPAHTLNEVIDAVYAAAQWVRSNHNPDALYAWGYSSGGALATLCADAFDGVVLTYPHLTLDVLPDELRDGRNFTDPHTWPRTLMQVATHDKVAGHYPWAEEPEQVQVREYVSEHRLSTPAVARQRVRDVAEFLAS, from the coding sequence ATGACAAATCCGCAGGATGTGAATCCATCTGAAGACAAGAATCAGCAGGCTACGGCCGAGGAAGCGCGTATGCGCGAGCAGTTCCAGGTCGGTGGCGTTGACCGTGAGCTGTCCCCGGAGGAGCAGCTTGAGCAGCTCGCCTCCTATATTTACGCCCACTACGAGGTGCCCACCAAGAACCCGCCGTGGTCGGAGGAGCCCTCCGACGCCGAGGTCGCCGACACCTACGACGCCCGCCTTGCCGATCGCACCACGCACGCGGCCATGCTGATGCTGGGCTCCGCGGTCGATCATGCGATGCCGGGCGTGGCCTTCCCCGGCGATGTCACCGTCACCGACCTGCCCGAGCTTCACGCGCAGGTGTTTACCCCATCAAAGCCGAACGGTAAGTGGGCGATCAGCCTGCACTTCGGCGGCTGGTGGCGCGGCTCCGGCGTCGCGCTCGACAACGCCTGGCGCCCCGAGGTTGCCGGCGCCGCCGAGCTGTCAGGCACCACGATCGTGGACCTGGATTACCCCCTGCTGCCTGCGCACACCCTCAACGAGGTCATCGATGCCGTCTATGCCGCGGCGCAGTGGGTGCGCAGCAACCACAACCCGGACGCGCTGTATGCGTGGGGTTATTCCTCCGGCGGCGCGCTAGCGACGTTGTGTGCGGACGCCTTCGATGGTGTGGTTCTTACCTACCCGCATCTCACGCTGGATGTGTTACCCGATGAATTGCGTGACGGACGGAATTTCACCGATCCGCACACCTGGCCGCGCACCCTCATGCAGGTAGCCACCCACGACAAGGTCGCCGGCCACTACCCGTGGGCGGAAGAACCGGAGCAGGTTCAGGTGCGCGAATACGTCTCTGAGCACCGCCTTTCCACCCCGGCCGTGGCCCGCCAGCGCGTGCGCGACGTCGCCGAGTTCCTCGCCAGCTAG
- a CDS encoding CG0192 family protein: protein MARKQAQIYQATLTPTKQEIANKWVGRFSHLGSYRLVDPEGEVGIESLIGLDDDDRLIQIPLTYRSSLLDPAHSLGTIEHSVLGTRYVSNALGDPVAVAEFIRVIVNGEEGAEFSNGTQPALNIVGSGPRPGEEDLVIGAVTLREVTRQRAVGWAKVNGKNRGFILRMPQILVPEWHQSRGHTVSPLRIVGQTNEDPDTKLVVAELGWTDLPR, encoded by the coding sequence ATGGCACGCAAGCAAGCGCAGATTTATCAAGCAACGCTGACGCCCACGAAGCAGGAGATCGCGAACAAGTGGGTGGGGCGCTTTTCACACCTTGGCTCCTACCGCCTCGTGGACCCGGAAGGGGAGGTGGGAATCGAATCACTCATCGGCCTTGACGATGACGATCGCCTCATTCAGATTCCGCTGACCTACCGTTCGAGCCTGCTGGATCCGGCGCATTCCCTCGGGACGATCGAGCACAGCGTGCTGGGAACCCGCTATGTCTCCAATGCCCTCGGCGATCCGGTGGCGGTTGCCGAATTCATCCGGGTCATCGTCAACGGCGAGGAAGGTGCGGAGTTCTCGAACGGCACCCAGCCTGCCTTGAACATCGTGGGTTCCGGTCCGCGCCCCGGCGAGGAGGACCTTGTCATCGGTGCGGTGACCCTGCGTGAAGTAACCCGTCAGCGCGCGGTCGGCTGGGCCAAGGTCAACGGGAAAAACCGTGGCTTCATCCTGCGCATGCCGCAGATCCTGGTGCCGGAGTGGCACCAGTCGCGCGGGCACACGGTCTCTCCGCTGCGCATAGTAGGGCAAACGAATGAGGATCCGGACACCAAGCTCGTCGTCGCCGAGCTTGGATGGACAGATCTGCCACGATAA
- a CDS encoding aspartate aminotransferase family protein → MPIPKSEAGKVAYALDRSHVFHSWSAQDKIDPLVFETGEGSYLIDADGKRYLDFSSQLVFTNIGHQHPKLVEAIKAQADKLCTIAPGHAVYSRGQAAKLITDHLPEGINKVMFTNGGADAVEHAIRMARLHTGRYKVLSQFRSYHGATQQAMNISGDNRRWPNDYGAGATVRFFGPFLYRSAYNATTEEEECQRALEALENTIAFEGPDAFAAIILESIPGTAGFMPPPAGFLAGVRKICDRYGIVMILDEVMVGFGRTGTWFALDHYDVTPDLVTFAKGVNSGYVPLGGVGISDAIAATFAERAYPGGLTYSGHPLATAAAAATIEIMEEEGIVDNARHLGEDIFGPELEKLKAKHPSIGDVRGLGAFWALELVTDRESKTPLSPYGTVNEQMAKVLKACTEQGLLVFNSMHRIHLTPPLNLSDEDALKGLAILDAALDVADSFYGA, encoded by the coding sequence ATGCCAATCCCGAAGTCAGAAGCTGGAAAAGTCGCCTACGCACTAGACCGCTCTCATGTATTTCACTCCTGGTCGGCACAGGACAAGATCGACCCGCTCGTGTTCGAAACGGGCGAAGGCTCCTACCTCATCGACGCCGACGGCAAGCGCTATCTGGACTTTTCCTCCCAGTTAGTGTTCACCAACATTGGCCACCAGCACCCGAAGCTGGTCGAAGCCATCAAGGCTCAGGCCGACAAACTGTGCACCATCGCGCCGGGGCATGCCGTCTACAGCCGTGGCCAGGCAGCAAAGCTCATCACCGATCACCTGCCGGAAGGCATCAACAAGGTGATGTTTACCAACGGCGGCGCCGACGCCGTCGAACACGCCATCCGCATGGCTCGCCTGCACACCGGCCGCTACAAGGTATTGTCGCAGTTCCGCAGCTACCACGGCGCAACGCAGCAGGCGATGAACATCTCCGGCGACAATCGTCGCTGGCCCAACGACTACGGCGCCGGCGCCACCGTGCGCTTCTTCGGCCCCTTCCTCTACCGCAGCGCCTACAACGCCACCACGGAGGAGGAGGAATGCCAGCGCGCACTCGAGGCGCTGGAAAACACCATCGCCTTCGAGGGGCCGGACGCCTTCGCCGCCATCATCTTGGAATCCATCCCGGGCACCGCCGGCTTCATGCCCCCGCCTGCCGGGTTCCTCGCGGGCGTGCGCAAGATCTGCGACCGCTACGGCATCGTGATGATCTTGGACGAGGTCATGGTTGGTTTCGGCCGCACCGGCACCTGGTTTGCCCTCGACCACTATGACGTGACCCCGGACCTGGTGACGTTTGCCAAGGGCGTCAACTCCGGCTATGTCCCGCTCGGCGGCGTGGGCATCAGCGATGCCATCGCCGCCACCTTCGCCGAGCGGGCCTACCCGGGTGGTTTGACCTACTCCGGGCACCCGCTGGCCACGGCTGCCGCCGCGGCCACCATCGAAATCATGGAGGAAGAAGGCATCGTCGACAACGCCCGCCACCTAGGCGAGGATATCTTCGGGCCGGAACTAGAAAAGCTCAAGGCCAAGCACCCCAGCATCGGCGATGTCCGAGGACTTGGTGCATTCTGGGCCCTCGAGCTGGTCACCGACCGGGAGTCCAAGACCCCGCTGTCGCCGTATGGCACCGTCAACGAGCAGATGGCCAAGGTCTTAAAGGCCTGCACGGAGCAGGGGTTGCTGGTGTTTAACAGCATGCACCGCATCCACCTGACCCCGCCGCTCAACCTCAGCGACGAGGATGCGCTCAAGGGTCTGGCTATCCTCGATGCCGCATTGGATGTCGCGGATTCCTTCTACGGCGCGTAG
- a CDS encoding ABC transporter permease, which translates to MTKKNKLILQISVFIGFIALWWLITASGSIREVFLPRPASVVEAFISANGCHPVAEGSSRMACGEQNYFLWQHVLASLQRIGIGVGLALIFGVALGFLMGMVEWLYVAVEPGLNFLRSLPPLGYIGLLIVWFGVGDTSKIWLLFLAAFAPIVLGTISGVRNTQQDRILAAYTLGANPFNLLTKVIFPSALPDVLAGIRLSVGFAWTTVVAAELNNGIPGIGGLAYVSGTQLNTALTIACIILIGIAALLLDAVLKWLTKLLVPWQGKA; encoded by the coding sequence ATGACAAAGAAAAATAAGCTGATCCTGCAAATCTCAGTATTCATCGGCTTTATCGCCCTATGGTGGCTGATCACCGCCTCGGGTTCCATCAGGGAGGTCTTCCTGCCCCGCCCGGCATCGGTTGTCGAGGCGTTCATCAGCGCCAACGGCTGCCACCCGGTCGCCGAAGGGTCTAGCCGCATGGCCTGCGGTGAGCAAAACTACTTCCTGTGGCAGCACGTCCTCGCCAGCCTGCAGCGCATCGGCATCGGTGTGGGCCTCGCCCTCATCTTCGGCGTGGCCTTGGGCTTCCTCATGGGAATGGTGGAGTGGCTCTACGTCGCGGTCGAGCCGGGTCTGAACTTCCTGCGTTCGCTGCCACCGCTGGGCTACATCGGCCTGCTCATCGTGTGGTTCGGCGTGGGGGACACCTCCAAGATCTGGCTGCTGTTCTTAGCCGCCTTCGCACCCATCGTCTTGGGCACCATCTCCGGTGTGCGCAACACCCAGCAAGACCGCATCCTTGCCGCGTACACCCTGGGTGCCAACCCATTTAACCTGCTGACCAAGGTCATCTTCCCCTCGGCGCTGCCGGATGTCCTCGCAGGCATCCGCCTGTCCGTGGGTTTTGCATGGACCACCGTGGTCGCCGCCGAGCTCAACAACGGTATCCCCGGCATCGGCGGACTGGCCTACGTTTCCGGCACGCAGCTGAACACGGCGTTGACCATCGCCTGCATCATCTTGATTGGCATCGCCGCATTGCTTCTCGACGCAGTGCTTAAGTGGCTGACCAAGCTCCTGGTCCCGTGGCAGGGCAAGGCTTAA
- a CDS encoding taurine ABC transporter substrate-binding protein, with protein sequence MAINLQPSKICSSRAIALAAVLTPALFATACVGPPANELAEKWGMIESNASECPVAVDETVTDTVNIGYQPLPVGDMLVYERGLLEACMPNATINWQRFESSAEIVQTFGTGDLDIVTLGSPGTSRSLSKPLAYDAKVIWVHDKIGTAEALVARDPNITSITDLKGKSVAVASASTVHYALLRSMEDAGMTANDVKLVFMGPDKILAGWHTGSLDATWIWEPTLSEIKKDAHVVMTSEDAANIGAPTYDLSMARREFTEQSPEFLKKWWELEDYAAREINRDPEGAAASVAIPLGAEAATVREQFKGYTYPTIEEIQGEDLLGGGIGDHLHSAAQFLNSVGEIDKESDLSYYREALLVPKI encoded by the coding sequence ATGGCTATCAACCTTCAACCAAGCAAGATCTGCTCGAGCCGCGCCATTGCCTTGGCGGCGGTACTGACCCCGGCACTTTTTGCCACCGCCTGCGTCGGCCCGCCCGCCAACGAGCTGGCTGAGAAGTGGGGCATGATCGAGTCCAACGCCTCGGAATGCCCGGTGGCGGTGGACGAGACCGTCACCGACACCGTCAACATCGGCTACCAGCCACTGCCGGTGGGCGACATGCTCGTCTACGAACGCGGCCTGCTCGAGGCCTGTATGCCCAATGCCACCATCAACTGGCAGCGCTTCGAATCCAGCGCGGAGATCGTCCAGACCTTCGGCACCGGCGACCTCGACATCGTCACCCTGGGTTCCCCGGGCACCTCCCGCTCGCTGAGCAAGCCCCTGGCCTACGACGCGAAGGTCATCTGGGTTCACGACAAGATCGGCACCGCGGAGGCGCTGGTTGCCCGCGACCCGAACATCACCTCCATCACGGACCTCAAGGGCAAGTCGGTGGCCGTGGCCTCGGCATCGACCGTCCACTACGCGCTGCTGCGCTCCATGGAAGACGCGGGCATGACCGCCAACGACGTGAAGCTGGTATTCATGGGCCCGGACAAGATCCTGGCGGGCTGGCACACCGGCTCCCTGGACGCCACCTGGATCTGGGAGCCGACGCTATCGGAGATCAAGAAGGACGCCCACGTGGTCATGACCTCCGAGGACGCGGCAAATATCGGCGCCCCAACCTATGACCTGTCCATGGCGCGCCGGGAGTTTACCGAGCAAAGCCCCGAGTTCCTCAAGAAGTGGTGGGAGCTGGAGGACTACGCCGCCCGCGAGATCAACCGCGACCCCGAGGGGGCGGCCGCATCCGTGGCCATCCCGCTGGGCGCGGAGGCCGCCACCGTGCGCGAGCAGTTCAAGGGCTACACCTACCCGACGATCGAGGAGATCCAGGGCGAGGATCTGCTCGGCGGCGGCATCGGCGACCACCTGCACTCCGCGGCCCAGTTCCTCAACTCCGTGGGTGAGATCGACAAGGAATCCGATCTGAGCTACTACCGCGAGGCTCTCCTCGTGCCGAAGATCTAG
- a CDS encoding ABC transporter ATP-binding protein, whose translation MPTYFEPNSSTSPVIEIDNVTQTYSTDKGEQILALSETNLVVEPGEFVCIVGPSGCGKSTMLKMIAGFLEPSTGEIRLNGNAISKPGKDRGVVFQHANLYPWMSVRENVALYGVFQNIPKKERTATAEKYLAMVGLEDFMDRKPYELSGGMQQRCQIARVLAANPEIVLMDEPFGALDPHTRERLQLELLDIWRELRRTYFFITHSVEEAVLLSTRTLVMSPRPGRVIKDLRIEIGDGTLSDEEKLEHPDFARYCKEITSLIRETEDALTEELEKEATRS comes from the coding sequence ATGCCAACCTATTTCGAACCGAACTCGAGTACCAGCCCGGTCATCGAGATCGACAACGTCACCCAGACCTACTCCACCGACAAAGGCGAGCAGATTCTTGCGCTGTCAGAGACCAACCTGGTGGTCGAGCCAGGCGAGTTCGTCTGCATCGTCGGCCCGTCCGGCTGTGGCAAATCCACCATGTTGAAGATGATCGCGGGCTTTCTCGAGCCCTCCACCGGCGAGATCCGGCTCAACGGCAACGCCATCTCCAAACCCGGCAAAGACCGCGGCGTGGTATTCCAGCACGCCAACCTCTATCCGTGGATGAGCGTGCGCGAGAATGTCGCCCTCTACGGCGTGTTCCAGAACATCCCCAAGAAGGAACGCACCGCCACCGCGGAGAAATACCTGGCGATGGTCGGCCTCGAGGACTTCATGGACCGCAAGCCCTACGAGCTCTCCGGCGGCATGCAGCAGCGCTGCCAGATCGCCCGCGTGCTCGCGGCCAACCCCGAGATCGTGCTCATGGACGAGCCCTTCGGCGCGCTTGACCCGCACACCCGCGAGCGCCTCCAGCTGGAGCTGCTCGACATCTGGCGGGAGCTGCGACGCACCTACTTCTTTATCACCCACTCGGTAGAAGAGGCCGTACTGCTGTCCACCCGCACGCTGGTGATGAGCCCGCGGCCCGGCCGGGTCATCAAAGACCTGCGGATCGAGATCGGGGATGGCACACTCAGTGACGAGGAGAAACTCGAGCATCCCGACTTCGCCCGCTATTGCAAGGAGATCACCTCGCTCATCCGTGAGACCGAGGACGCCCTCACCGAAGAGCTGGAAAAAGAAGCAACGCGAAGCTAG
- a CDS encoding NAD(P)-dependent alcohol dehydrogenase, giving the protein MTIAGSEIRAWGATAMGGQLEPVTIERRALRADDVSIRTEYAGICHSDIHTIAGDWGERKLPLVPGHEIVGIVDAVGPGVTKYKVGDRVGVGVFCNSCCECDPCNSGDESYCEVAPVGTYGIDDRYTGDYTQGGYSQGIVVRERFVARIPEGLDPAQAAPLMCAGVTTFSPLKHWGAGPGKRVAIVGVGGLGHVAIKIAAAMGAEVTALSHSTSKREDALRFGATAHYSTADGLPEELTHYFDLIINTVSVDLDVDAYMGLLRFNGTFVQLGLPSAPMQAKARSFTQRRTSLAGSLVGGMRETQEMLDFCAEHGIGAEIELIDADYVNTAYERTVASDVRYRFVIDAATI; this is encoded by the coding sequence ATGACCATCGCCGGAAGTGAGATCCGCGCCTGGGGTGCCACCGCCATGGGCGGGCAGCTGGAGCCAGTGACCATCGAGCGCCGCGCGCTGCGCGCGGACGACGTGTCCATCCGCACCGAGTACGCCGGTATCTGCCACTCGGACATCCACACCATCGCCGGCGACTGGGGTGAGCGCAAGCTGCCGCTGGTGCCCGGGCACGAGATCGTCGGCATCGTCGACGCCGTGGGGCCAGGGGTGACCAAGTACAAGGTCGGCGACCGCGTGGGTGTCGGCGTGTTCTGCAACTCCTGCTGCGAGTGCGATCCCTGTAATTCCGGCGACGAGTCCTACTGTGAGGTCGCCCCGGTGGGTACCTACGGCATCGACGACCGCTACACCGGCGACTACACCCAAGGCGGTTACTCCCAGGGCATCGTCGTGCGTGAGCGCTTCGTCGCCCGCATCCCCGAAGGCCTCGATCCGGCGCAGGCGGCGCCGCTGATGTGCGCCGGTGTCACCACGTTCTCCCCGCTCAAGCACTGGGGCGCGGGCCCCGGCAAGCGGGTGGCCATCGTCGGCGTGGGCGGGCTGGGGCACGTGGCGATTAAGATCGCCGCCGCCATGGGTGCGGAGGTCACCGCCCTGTCGCATTCGACCTCCAAGCGCGAGGACGCCCTGCGGTTTGGCGCCACCGCCCACTATTCCACCGCCGATGGCCTCCCGGAGGAGCTGACCCACTACTTCGATCTCATCATCAACACCGTTTCGGTGGATCTGGACGTGGATGCCTACATGGGGCTGCTGCGCTTCAACGGCACCTTCGTTCAGCTCGGGCTGCCTTCCGCGCCGATGCAGGCCAAGGCGCGTTCCTTCACGCAGCGCCGCACCTCCCTGGCCGGCTCCCTGGTCGGTGGCATGCGTGAGACCCAGGAGATGCTGGACTTCTGCGCCGAGCACGGCATCGGCGCGGAGATCGAGCTCATCGACGCCGACTACGTCAACACCGCCTACGAGCGCACCGTCGCCTCGGACGTGCGTTACCGCTTCGTCATCGACGCGGCCACCATCTAG
- the efeB gene encoding iron uptake transporter deferrochelatase/peroxidase subunit produces MLTRRQFLTRLGTVGAVGAASAAGATGLVACSDASTSGKATDVVEFHGEHQAGILTAQPDQLHFTSFDVTTTDREQLVELLKTWTQMARRMTRGETAVDGGADEVSQAQVPGDTGEAYDLSAKNLTITIGFGPSLFDDRFGLKDKKPAELNELPHFSGDVTIDEISGGDLCIQACADDPQVAMHAVRNLTKAGLGIVEVRWTQMGFGHASATTRDQQTPRNLFGFKDGTNNMRAEDTDLVNEHLWVSHTGTWHDGGTFLIARRIRMLIENWDRQVLSDQEATFGRKKISGAPLGRDNEFDELPLDEYAGTSGPVVPLTSHARLASHQENNGARMLRRAYNFAEGTDSYGHLNAGLFFIAMVASPEKDFIPIQSKLAKSDKMNEYVRYESKSIFAIAPGVKDENDYFGSGLFA; encoded by the coding sequence GTGTTAACCCGCAGGCAGTTTCTGACTCGGCTCGGCACGGTCGGCGCCGTGGGCGCGGCAAGCGCCGCTGGCGCCACCGGTCTTGTGGCATGCTCCGATGCCTCGACCTCAGGCAAGGCCACTGACGTGGTGGAGTTCCACGGCGAACACCAGGCCGGCATCCTCACGGCGCAACCGGATCAGCTCCACTTCACGTCCTTCGACGTCACCACCACCGACCGCGAGCAGCTCGTCGAGCTGCTGAAAACGTGGACGCAGATGGCACGGCGGATGACCCGTGGGGAGACCGCCGTCGACGGGGGCGCCGATGAGGTCTCCCAGGCGCAGGTGCCGGGCGATACGGGTGAGGCCTACGACCTTTCGGCCAAGAACCTCACCATCACGATCGGCTTCGGGCCGTCGCTTTTCGACGACCGCTTCGGCCTGAAGGACAAAAAGCCTGCGGAGCTCAACGAGCTGCCACATTTTTCCGGCGATGTCACCATCGATGAGATCTCCGGCGGCGACCTGTGCATTCAGGCTTGCGCGGATGATCCGCAGGTGGCCATGCACGCGGTACGCAACCTAACCAAGGCAGGCCTAGGCATCGTGGAGGTGCGCTGGACGCAGATGGGCTTCGGCCACGCCTCGGCCACCACCCGCGACCAGCAGACCCCGCGCAATCTGTTTGGTTTCAAAGACGGCACCAATAACATGCGCGCCGAGGATACCGACCTGGTCAACGAGCACCTGTGGGTTTCTCACACGGGCACCTGGCACGATGGTGGCACCTTCCTCATCGCCCGCCGAATCCGCATGCTCATTGAGAACTGGGACCGCCAGGTTCTTTCCGACCAAGAGGCGACCTTCGGGCGTAAGAAGATCAGCGGCGCCCCGCTGGGCCGCGACAATGAGTTCGACGAGCTGCCCCTGGATGAGTATGCGGGTACGTCCGGCCCGGTGGTGCCGTTGACCTCTCACGCGCGCCTTGCCAGCCACCAAGAAAACAATGGTGCACGCATGCTGCGCCGCGCCTATAACTTCGCCGAAGGTACCGACTCCTACGGACACCTCAACGCCGGTTTGTTCTTCATCGCCATGGTTGCTTCCCCGGAGAAGGACTTCATCCCGATCCAGTCGAAGCTTGCCAAGTCCGACAAGATGAACGAGTACGTCCGCTACGAATCGAAGTCGATCTTCGCCATCGCCCCCGGTGTCAAAGACGAAAACGACTACTTCGGCAGCGGCTTGTTCGCCTAG
- the efeO gene encoding iron uptake system protein EfeO: protein MNRSLRNVCALAAVSVSALTLSACADKVDESEATAFTVTAKDDSCVVDGDSATTGTSTFEVTNQGEKTTEFYVYTSGGRVIGEVENIGPGATRKLVVQVTDPGAYTLTCKPGMVGEGYSQSLSVTGEAIEATTDEVLAEAVDGYLSYLRSQTTTLGQIVGEFDAAIQAGNLEEAKRLFPLARTPYERIEPVAESFPDDLDPRIDLREADLEEGDTWTGFHKIEKQLWVDGAITDTTKADSTQLVADIQELIDGVNADDYTLAPVQIASGAQGLLDEIATGKITGEEDIFSHTDLYDFQANLDGSKAAIASLEKALAERDETLLSEINADFQKVQDLLDTYREGDGFVSYDTVTEDQRKELSDALDVLTAKVATVQEVVA from the coding sequence ATGAACCGCTCCCTCCGCAATGTTTGTGCCCTGGCCGCTGTGTCTGTTTCTGCGCTGACCCTCTCCGCCTGTGCGGACAAGGTTGATGAGTCCGAGGCGACCGCCTTCACCGTGACTGCAAAGGATGACTCCTGCGTGGTCGACGGCGATTCCGCCACCACCGGCACCTCCACCTTCGAGGTGACCAACCAGGGCGAGAAGACCACGGAGTTCTACGTTTATACCTCCGGCGGGCGCGTGATCGGAGAGGTGGAAAACATTGGCCCAGGCGCTACCCGCAAGCTGGTCGTTCAGGTCACCGATCCAGGTGCTTACACCTTGACCTGCAAGCCGGGCATGGTCGGCGAGGGCTATTCCCAATCACTGAGTGTCACCGGTGAGGCCATCGAGGCCACCACCGATGAGGTCTTGGCTGAGGCCGTGGACGGCTACCTGTCCTATCTGCGTTCCCAGACCACCACCTTGGGCCAGATCGTCGGCGAGTTCGACGCCGCGATCCAGGCAGGCAACCTGGAGGAGGCCAAGCGCCTGTTCCCGCTGGCACGCACCCCCTATGAGCGCATCGAGCCAGTTGCGGAGTCCTTCCCGGATGACCTCGATCCCCGCATCGACCTGCGCGAGGCTGATCTTGAAGAGGGCGATACCTGGACCGGCTTCCACAAGATTGAGAAGCAGTTGTGGGTCGACGGCGCCATCACAGATACCACAAAGGCGGATTCCACCCAGTTGGTCGCCGATATCCAGGAGCTTATCGACGGCGTCAATGCCGATGACTACACGCTGGCACCGGTTCAGATTGCCTCCGGCGCGCAGGGCCTGCTGGACGAGATCGCCACCGGCAAGATCACCGGCGAGGAGGACATCTTCTCTCACACCGACCTCTACGATTTCCAGGCCAACCTGGACGGCTCCAAGGCCGCGATCGCCTCCCTCGAGAAGGCCCTGGCCGAGCGCGACGAGACCCTGCTTTCCGAAATCAACGCCGACTTCCAAAAGGTCCAGGACCTGCTCGACACCTACCGCGAGGGCGACGGCTTCGTCTCCTACGATACGGTGACCGAGGATCAGCGCAAGGAGCTTTCCGACGCTCTCGACGTGCTCACCGCCAAGGTCGCTACCGTCCAAGAGGTCGTGGCCTAA